Proteins encoded by one window of Bacteroidales bacterium:
- a CDS encoding aminotransferase class I/II-fold pyridoxal phosphate-dependent enzyme: protein MINVIDLRSDTVTRPGKEMLDRMFKAEVGDDVFGDDPTVQLLEEKMAGMFGKEAALFCPSGTMTNQVAVKAHTQPGEEIICDITSHVYNYEGGGIAFNSGCSVRLVHGDRGRMKPDQIYDNINPDNVHYPKTRLVIAENTSNKGGGSIYDINDLLQIGKICRENDLLFHLDGARLFNALVETGEKTEDYGKIFDSISVCFSKGLGAPVGSILTGSKDFIYKARRIRKVLGGGMRQVGYLAAAADYAVENNILRLKDDHRRAKDLGSFLSAMNFIEEVMPVQTNIIIFSLNEKYSQDEFLRLLNEKGLWAVGFGPQKIRMVTHLDYTDKMLSRTIDILKGLS from the coding sequence ATGATTAATGTAATCGACCTCCGAAGTGATACCGTCACCCGCCCCGGAAAGGAAATGCTGGATCGCATGTTTAAAGCCGAAGTTGGTGATGACGTCTTTGGTGATGATCCTACTGTCCAGTTACTGGAAGAGAAAATGGCCGGTATGTTCGGAAAAGAAGCTGCATTATTTTGCCCATCCGGCACTATGACAAACCAGGTTGCCGTAAAGGCTCATACCCAACCGGGAGAGGAAATCATCTGTGATATCACTTCCCACGTTTATAATTACGAAGGAGGCGGAATTGCATTCAATTCCGGATGCTCTGTCAGGCTTGTCCATGGAGACCGTGGACGCATGAAGCCAGACCAAATTTATGACAATATTAACCCTGATAATGTCCATTACCCGAAAACAAGGCTGGTTATTGCTGAAAACACTTCAAACAAAGGTGGAGGAAGCATTTATGATATAAATGACCTGTTACAGATCGGAAAAATCTGTCGCGAAAATGATTTGCTTTTTCACCTTGATGGGGCCCGCCTGTTTAATGCACTGGTTGAGACCGGGGAAAAAACAGAAGATTATGGAAAAATATTTGACTCCATTTCGGTTTGTTTTTCCAAAGGATTGGGAGCACCTGTCGGATCTATACTTACAGGCAGCAAAGATTTCATTTACAAAGCCCGCCGGATCAGAAAAGTGCTGGGTGGTGGCATGCGCCAGGTTGGCTATCTTGCCGCCGCAGCTGATTACGCAGTTGAAAACAATATACTGAGATTAAAGGATGACCATCGCCGGGCGAAGGATCTCGGTTCATTTCTTTCCGCAATGAATTTTATAGAGGAAGTCATGCCTGTTCAAACCAATATAATAATATTCAGCCTGAATGAAAAGTATTCTCAGGATGAATTTCTCAGATTGCTCAATGAGAAAGGGCTTTGGGCTGTGGGGTTCGGACCGCAGAAAATTCGCATGGTAACTCACCTGGATTATACCGATAAAATGCTTTCCAGGACCATCGATATTTTAAAAGGACTTTCCTGA
- a CDS encoding PKD domain-containing protein — MKRLSLYLFLVILSGMAKLAAQDNPISPSIIKTGVYHGLSPALRDLPAITDAEFQQLVLKGEQKMLNKKLKERHYPYASTALPQGPDPVWQQEMGKTMGIKAPVLNFSGQPSPYYPPDANGSIGPNHYMQTINTVYAIYNKANGALVAGPANMNLLFSGVTGSEYNDGDPICLYDEQADRWLVAEFSISGSNDYMLIAVSATNDPTGVWHKYSFDVADMPDYEKFGIWRDGYYMGTNNSTGNDIYVFERAQMLIGGTAQMVGFNNAWRPTTIDGFMCVPPIDNDGAFAPAGAPGLFITINDDAIGGGVDQLWIYELAVNWTTPSSSTFTRSQQLNIPAFDSNFGNNWDNIKQQGTTRELDAIPMVIMNVPQYRNFGTYQTIVCSHTVDVDATDHAGIRWYELRRTTGTWTLRQSGTYAPDGHSRWMGSVALNGYNELGLGYSVSSTTLYPGIRYCGQSASAYASASGVLDVAEEVIQNGSSSQTAYNRWGDYSSISIDPLNDHTFWFTSEYGGSRQTKIAAFTFTPPALTAQFSGAPTTVCTGGQVTFTDQSTGSPTSWNWTFPGGTPGTSTVQNPVVTYNTPGVYDVTLIVGNGSTTNTLTKTGYISVANITANFTGSPTTVTVGNTVTFTDNTNCNPTSWSWSFPGGTPSSSTVQNPTVTYNTVGTYSVTLVATNASGSDTELKTNYITVNAVQINYCASQGSNYSYEWIGQVAFNSFINSSGAAGYTNFTNLTVPMTAGGNVAVTLTPAFSGSTYVEYWRVWIDYNKDGDFLDANETAFAPASSTTTVSGNFTVATGVSGTTRMRVTMKYNAVPTSCETFSYGEVEDYTVSFGTPQPPVANFSANNTTVIEGQAVQFTDLSTNGPTSWSWTFNGGTPATSTAQNPSVTYSTAGIYTVSLVATNTAGSDTETKANYINVVAVPSCTSPVAPLNGAAGVSITTNLQWSSVTNATGYTLYFGTNNPPTNIINGTNVGSVTSYDPAGDLNYSTVYYWKVVPYNANGSATGCSVWSFTTEASPFGSVELSFSDFEAGWGIWTDGGADCARYTGGTYASGGIASIDIQDNTAVPSSFYLTNGVDVSTPGYVQIDVEFEFIAISMDNSTENFWVQYYNGTTWYNVANYARTTNFNNGIFYGANVSILETSYTFPANMKIRFMCDASDNNDDVYIDNVRITASMQVNPNNYLIPLTGPLGESAETASNEDNQIKVYPNPAHDELNISIENNKLAELFIYDMKGQVVHHEIINDEQQVIGLENFRTGVYMVFIITQEDTFKTKFIKK; from the coding sequence ATGAAGCGACTTTCACTTTACTTATTTCTGGTCATTTTATCCGGCATGGCTAAACTGGCAGCCCAGGACAATCCCATTTCCCCCTCTATAATAAAAACAGGGGTTTATCATGGGTTATCTCCTGCGTTAAGGGACCTCCCTGCAATTACCGATGCGGAATTTCAGCAATTGGTACTAAAAGGGGAGCAGAAAATGCTGAATAAAAAACTGAAAGAAAGGCATTATCCTTATGCCAGTACAGCGTTGCCGCAGGGACCGGACCCTGTTTGGCAGCAAGAGATGGGCAAAACAATGGGGATAAAGGCTCCGGTGTTGAATTTCAGCGGACAACCATCCCCTTATTACCCACCCGATGCTAATGGTTCAATAGGTCCGAACCATTATATGCAAACCATCAACACCGTGTATGCCATTTATAACAAGGCAAACGGCGCTCTGGTCGCAGGGCCTGCCAATATGAACCTGCTTTTCAGCGGAGTCACCGGATCAGAATATAACGATGGTGACCCAATCTGCCTTTATGATGAACAGGCCGACAGGTGGCTTGTCGCTGAGTTTTCTATCAGTGGCTCAAATGACTATATGCTGATCGCCGTATCAGCTACGAATGACCCCACCGGAGTATGGCATAAGTATTCGTTTGATGTTGCTGATATGCCTGATTATGAAAAGTTCGGCATCTGGCGTGATGGTTACTACATGGGTACAAATAACAGCACTGGAAATGATATCTATGTGTTTGAGCGCGCCCAGATGCTCATTGGTGGAACAGCGCAGATGGTAGGGTTTAATAATGCATGGAGGCCCACAACAATTGACGGATTTATGTGCGTTCCGCCAATTGATAATGACGGTGCTTTTGCGCCTGCAGGAGCTCCCGGTTTATTTATCACAATAAATGATGACGCCATTGGCGGAGGTGTCGACCAGCTGTGGATATATGAATTGGCTGTAAACTGGACAACACCATCAAGCTCTACATTTACACGAAGTCAGCAGCTCAATATTCCTGCTTTTGACAGCAATTTCGGAAATAACTGGGACAATATCAAGCAACAAGGTACGACAAGGGAACTTGATGCTATTCCCATGGTTATTATGAACGTTCCTCAATACAGGAATTTTGGCACTTACCAAACTATTGTGTGCAGTCATACTGTTGATGTTGATGCGACCGATCATGCCGGTATCAGGTGGTATGAATTGCGACGCACAACCGGAACCTGGACACTCAGACAGTCAGGTACTTATGCGCCTGACGGTCACTCCAGATGGATGGGAAGCGTTGCTTTAAATGGTTATAATGAACTCGGATTGGGCTACTCTGTTTCAAGCACTACTTTATATCCAGGCATTAGGTATTGCGGACAGTCAGCATCAGCCTATGCCTCAGCCTCCGGTGTATTGGATGTGGCTGAAGAGGTCATCCAGAATGGAAGCAGTTCACAGACCGCCTACAATCGTTGGGGTGATTATTCCAGTATATCAATCGATCCGCTGAATGACCATACTTTCTGGTTTACTTCAGAATACGGGGGCAGCAGGCAAACGAAAATAGCCGCCTTTACTTTTACCCCACCAGCATTGACTGCTCAATTTTCAGGGGCTCCTACGACTGTTTGCACAGGCGGACAGGTCACTTTCACCGATCAGTCAACAGGTTCTCCGACTTCATGGAACTGGACTTTCCCGGGTGGTACACCTGGAACATCAACTGTTCAGAATCCTGTTGTAACCTACAATACACCGGGAGTATATGATGTTACACTGATCGTGGGTAATGGCTCGACAACCAATACACTTACAAAAACCGGCTATATCTCGGTTGCTAATATAACAGCAAATTTCACAGGAAGTCCTACTACTGTGACAGTTGGAAATACGGTTACTTTTACCGATAATACCAATTGCAACCCGACATCATGGAGCTGGTCGTTCCCGGGTGGGACTCCTTCGTCTTCGACTGTTCAAAATCCAACTGTAACCTATAATACTGTGGGAACATATTCAGTCACACTGGTGGCCACTAATGCGTCCGGCAGCGATACGGAATTGAAGACAAATTATATCACGGTGAACGCAGTTCAGATCAACTACTGTGCATCCCAGGGAAGCAATTATTCTTACGAATGGATAGGGCAGGTTGCTTTCAACAGCTTTATAAACAGTTCAGGCGCTGCAGGTTATACTAATTTCACCAACCTGACCGTTCCCATGACAGCTGGCGGTAATGTTGCAGTGACCCTTACTCCGGCTTTCTCAGGGTCTACCTATGTTGAATATTGGAGGGTCTGGATTGACTATAATAAAGATGGTGATTTCCTGGATGCTAATGAAACAGCCTTTGCCCCGGCATCAAGCACCACGACGGTGAGCGGTAATTTTACTGTTGCAACAGGCGTTTCAGGGACGACCCGTATGCGTGTTACAATGAAGTATAATGCAGTTCCAACCTCTTGTGAAACATTCAGTTATGGGGAGGTAGAGGATTATACTGTATCCTTTGGAACACCACAGCCACCCGTAGCAAATTTCAGCGCGAACAATACCACGGTTATTGAAGGACAGGCCGTTCAATTTACAGATCTCTCGACCAACGGACCGACTTCATGGTCATGGACTTTTAACGGTGGAACTCCTGCAACCAGCACGGCTCAAAATCCAAGCGTAACTTATAGTACGGCAGGTATTTATACAGTATCCCTGGTTGCCACTAATACAGCAGGTTCTGATACTGAGACAAAAGCCAATTATATAAATGTAGTTGCAGTTCCATCCTGTACCAGCCCGGTTGCTCCACTAAATGGTGCTGCAGGGGTCAGCATAACCACTAACCTCCAATGGAGCAGTGTTACCAATGCTACGGGATATACCTTGTATTTCGGAACCAATAATCCTCCGACAAATATTATCAACGGGACAAATGTTGGTTCCGTAACTTCTTATGATCCTGCTGGAGATCTCAATTATAGCACGGTTTATTACTGGAAGGTGGTTCCATATAACGCAAATGGTTCAGCTACAGGATGTTCAGTTTGGTCTTTCACCACGGAAGCTTCACCATTTGGTTCTGTGGAGCTTAGCTTCTCAGATTTTGAGGCCGGTTGGGGTATCTGGACCGATGGGGGAGCAGATTGTGCACGTTATACGGGCGGAACGTACGCTTCAGGAGGGATTGCATCGATTGATATTCAGGACAATACCGCTGTTCCTTCATCATTCTACCTGACTAATGGGGTGGATGTTAGTACTCCTGGGTATGTTCAGATCGATGTGGAATTCGAATTTATCGCTATAAGTATGGACAATTCCACTGAAAATTTCTGGGTTCAGTATTACAACGGAACTACTTGGTACAACGTGGCTAATTATGCCAGGACTACTAATTTCAATAATGGCATTTTCTATGGTGCGAATGTTAGTATACTGGAAACCAGTTATACTTTCCCTGCAAACATGAAGATCAGGTTTATGTGCGATGCGAGTGATAATAATGATGATGTCTATATCGATAATGTCAGGATTACGGCTTCCATGCAAGTGAACCCGAACAATTACCTGATCCCGTTGACAGGACCCTTGGGTGAGTCTGCAGAAACGGCCAGTAATGAAGATAACCAAATCAAGGTTTATCCAAATCCTGCTCACGACGAACTGAATATCAGCATTGAAAATAACAAACTGGCGGAACTCTTCATTTACGATATGAAAGGACAGGTGGTCCACCATGAAATCATAAAC